One window of candidate division KSB1 bacterium genomic DNA carries:
- a CDS encoding FG-GAP repeat protein: protein MKQHTSRLLLAAAGLVALVTIARSTPVLFWELADRTQDGQMTMFNPSAGDGDTGIPVYGGGDLDGDGKMDAILSAITGDGRLGDRTSCGELHVLFGVDSIRGLVDFANYDGVYSNLLTIWGRSRKDYFSSNAKTGDLDGDGTQDLIVGAMWADTLGRQDCGSVYIIWGGAHLRDRFIDLASSADMTEFEITTITGAQADDKLGVWISTGDADNDGAIDVLIGAPRADGYQNARQQSGEVYLLFGPFARLDHIDLANTTHRRTIIYGIDADDQMGNTVELDDINGDVYDDLILGAGAYRVARLGDTNVDYPFETGGAGDGPLNNRPEAGEFYILPGRAIWPDTIDLHAGMPTGSTVVWGAYGNSGPEIGGDELAEEIVTADINGDGIHDLIVGAFRADGYYNDIFWAGNCYVFYGRYNWFSSWDLQSGLPDSTSIIWGGGEDWLVGDSNPCGDLNGDGYFDIFAAAVHDGGPYNIYKSGCVRVVYGGPQLLPQLIDLASPPLSIGKVPAIQGAEESDLLAYWCTTGDFNGDGYWDIIPNVMHGDGPNNERNNGGDFHILSGEWFTRHPGKPRYFTALPLVDRVQLEWFDNGEAGTDHHVVFRRLDSVSTFDSIATVPYPGHLFLDTTVTNPNTYVYRITAVSAAGFPSNPSDPVAATLGLNVGSDVPLVVNGIHWTFYGSEAYNFWNDDVLMGADTFDFWDLYSTGTYPPGLIPRGFGPDSLPAAILNSRRVIWVLNGYDPADPDTNDGTILRGFGNVLDAYLQNGGELLVIGKELNDFMPPTTLRDYAHVVGSGFDNSVTTTNALVALHPGLSDIAKRAGGANADNLAPLRIDVSGCTLPLYKFDNVVPQELMGILSRAAPPNFYNTCLISHRPYRADQTPLRQSLDYIYDNLLGRYPAPTGLTAQAADTQIVLNWVLPTSFSYTGMRVFRRRADGQGPVDTLAVVNTPGIAYADATHNRYETYDYWICSVHGDGRTSLPSDTVQGFAPGAPSVGDMLIVNGMDWTVYGAEITPFYTDNVIQGTRPFRFWDLFTTGSYPPGYTPDGHGTDSLMAAIWQSRQTVWLFNNFGGDQAAFTAMLPVLNLYLDSGGNLLIMGKELSTSLGAELESRLQLTSWLTAVDWLNTDTARSEHPALLDFGKLNASQMSLCPEFTLAGSPLVQPLYHRNFNAAAVIGAAARPTPTAAYNLIMLSIRPYRVIGAQLRSAMETLLTGFWDHTLVDPVEHLTAARSGGAVEIRWSARVGATGYRVCRLSDWNDLVSSSTIIGTTGSTSFLDTAPLGSGDQRRYYLVYPILP, encoded by the coding sequence ATGAAGCAGCACACTTCGAGACTACTGCTGGCCGCCGCCGGGCTTGTGGCTCTGGTGACGATTGCCCGTTCGACCCCGGTTCTTTTCTGGGAACTGGCGGATCGCACGCAGGACGGCCAGATGACAATGTTTAATCCGTCAGCAGGGGACGGCGATACCGGGATTCCGGTTTACGGCGGCGGCGACCTTGACGGTGACGGCAAGATGGACGCGATTCTGTCGGCGATAACCGGCGACGGCCGCCTCGGCGACCGAACCTCGTGCGGTGAGTTGCATGTTCTATTCGGGGTGGACTCGATTCGCGGGCTGGTGGATTTCGCGAATTATGATGGGGTCTATTCCAACCTGCTGACGATTTGGGGTCGCAGTCGGAAGGATTATTTTTCTTCGAATGCGAAGACCGGCGATCTTGACGGCGACGGGACGCAGGATCTGATCGTGGGTGCGATGTGGGCGGACACGCTGGGCCGGCAGGATTGCGGGTCCGTGTATATCATCTGGGGCGGCGCTCACCTTCGGGATCGATTCATAGATCTGGCGAGTTCCGCCGACATGACCGAGTTCGAAATCACGACGATCACGGGCGCGCAGGCCGACGACAAGTTGGGGGTCTGGATTTCCACGGGCGATGCGGATAATGACGGCGCGATCGACGTGCTGATCGGCGCCCCGCGCGCGGACGGTTATCAGAACGCGCGTCAGCAGAGCGGCGAGGTCTATCTGTTGTTCGGGCCGTTTGCCCGGCTCGACCACATTGATCTCGCGAACACGACGCATCGCCGCACGATCATCTACGGTATCGACGCCGACGACCAGATGGGTAACACCGTGGAGTTGGATGATATCAACGGCGACGTGTACGACGACCTGATTCTCGGAGCGGGCGCGTATCGCGTGGCCCGTCTTGGGGATACGAATGTGGACTATCCGTTCGAGACCGGTGGCGCGGGCGATGGTCCGCTGAACAACCGACCCGAGGCCGGCGAGTTCTATATTCTACCCGGACGCGCCATTTGGCCGGACACGATCGACTTGCACGCGGGCATGCCCACGGGCAGCACGGTCGTGTGGGGTGCTTACGGCAATTCGGGGCCGGAAATCGGCGGCGACGAGCTGGCCGAAGAGATCGTGACCGCGGACATCAACGGCGACGGCATCCACGACTTGATCGTCGGCGCGTTTCGCGCGGATGGCTATTACAATGATATCTTCTGGGCCGGGAACTGCTACGTCTTTTACGGACGCTACAACTGGTTTTCGTCGTGGGACTTGCAGTCGGGCCTGCCCGATTCGACTTCGATTATCTGGGGTGGGGGGGAAGACTGGTTAGTCGGCGACTCGAACCCTTGCGGTGATCTGAACGGCGACGGCTATTTCGATATCTTCGCCGCGGCGGTGCACGACGGCGGGCCGTACAACATCTATAAATCAGGATGTGTGCGCGTCGTCTATGGCGGTCCGCAGCTCCTTCCACAACTCATCGACCTGGCCAGTCCTCCGCTTTCCATCGGCAAAGTTCCGGCGATTCAGGGAGCGGAGGAGAGTGACCTGTTGGCCTATTGGTGTACGACGGGCGACTTCAACGGCGACGGCTATTGGGATATCATTCCCAATGTAATGCACGGTGACGGCCCGAACAACGAGCGGAATAACGGCGGGGACTTCCACATTCTGTCCGGCGAGTGGTTCACCCGTCATCCCGGCAAGCCGCGCTACTTCACCGCGCTGCCGTTGGTTGATCGTGTCCAGCTCGAATGGTTTGATAACGGCGAGGCGGGCACGGATCACCACGTGGTTTTCCGGCGGCTCGATTCGGTCAGCACCTTCGATTCGATTGCGACGGTGCCCTATCCCGGGCATCTATTCCTCGATACGACCGTCACCAATCCGAATACGTACGTTTACCGGATTACTGCGGTTTCCGCTGCGGGCTTTCCCTCGAATCCGTCGGATCCGGTGGCCGCCACGTTGGGCCTCAACGTCGGCAGCGACGTCCCGCTGGTAGTCAACGGGATTCACTGGACATTCTACGGCTCGGAAGCCTACAATTTCTGGAATGACGATGTGCTGATGGGCGCCGACACGTTTGACTTCTGGGATCTCTATTCGACCGGCACGTATCCGCCCGGATTGATTCCGCGCGGGTTTGGCCCGGATAGTCTTCCGGCTGCGATCTTAAATTCGCGTCGCGTGATCTGGGTGTTGAACGGCTATGATCCGGCGGATCCGGACACGAATGACGGTACGATCCTGCGTGGATTCGGCAATGTGCTCGACGCTTATCTGCAGAACGGCGGCGAGCTGTTGGTCATCGGAAAAGAGTTGAACGACTTCATGCCGCCGACCACGCTTCGGGACTACGCGCACGTCGTTGGCTCGGGATTTGACAACTCGGTAACGACCACGAACGCACTGGTTGCACTCCATCCCGGGCTCTCCGATATCGCCAAGCGCGCCGGCGGCGCGAACGCGGACAATCTCGCTCCGCTGCGAATCGATGTGTCGGGCTGTACGCTGCCACTCTACAAGTTCGACAATGTAGTTCCGCAGGAGTTGATGGGCATTCTCTCCCGCGCGGCTCCGCCCAATTTCTACAACACGTGCCTGATTAGCCACCGGCCCTACCGTGCGGACCAAACTCCGCTGCGGCAGAGTCTGGACTACATCTATGATAACCTGTTGGGCCGCTATCCGGCTCCGACGGGGCTGACGGCTCAAGCGGCGGACACACAGATTGTCTTGAATTGGGTGCTTCCGACGAGCTTCAGCTACACCGGCATGCGCGTCTTCCGCCGCCGTGCCGATGGCCAGGGTCCGGTCGATACGCTCGCGGTCGTGAACACTCCGGGCATTGCGTACGCCGACGCAACGCATAACCGCTACGAGACGTACGATTACTGGATCTGTTCTGTGCATGGCGACGGTCGAACATCGCTCCCCAGCGATACCGTTCAAGGCTTTGCACCCGGCGCTCCGTCGGTCGGTGACATGTTGATCGTGAACGGCATGGACTGGACCGTTTATGGTGCGGAGATCACTCCGTTCTACACGGACAACGTAATTCAGGGCACCCGACCGTTCCGCTTCTGGGACCTGTTCACGACCGGGAGTTATCCGCCGGGCTACACACCGGATGGACACGGCACGGACAGTCTGATGGCGGCCATCTGGCAGTCGCGCCAGACCGTGTGGTTATTCAACAATTTCGGTGGCGATCAGGCCGCGTTTACGGCGATGTTGCCCGTGCTCAATCTCTATCTGGACAGCGGCGGCAATCTGCTCATCATGGGCAAGGAGTTGAGCACGTCACTGGGCGCGGAGCTGGAATCCCGTTTGCAGTTGACGTCGTGGCTGACGGCGGTGGATTGGTTAAACACCGATACGGCGCGCAGCGAGCACCCGGCCCTGCTGGATTTCGGGAAACTCAATGCTTCGCAAATGTCCCTGTGCCCGGAGTTCACGCTGGCCGGCTCGCCGCTGGTCCAGCCACTCTATCACCGGAACTTCAATGCCGCCGCGGTGATCGGGGCGGCGGCGCGGCCAACTCCGACGGCGGCGTACAACCTGATCATGCTTTCGATTCGACCGTACCGCGTGATCGGCGCGCAGTTGCGTTCCGCGATGGAAACCCTGCTTACCGGATTCTGGGATCACACGTTGGTCGATCCGGTTGAACATCTGACCGCGGCTCGGAGCGGCGGCGCCGTCGAGATACGCTGGTCGGCCCGCGTGGGAGCGACGGGTTACCGCGTCTGTCGCCTGTCGGACTGGAATGATCTGGTGAGTTCGAGTACGATCATCGGCACCACCGGATCGACGTCGTTTCTTGACACTGCTCCGCTGGGCAGCGGGGACCAACGGCGGTACTACCTTGTGTATCCGATCCTCCCCTGA
- a CDS encoding glycosyltransferase family 2 protein, protein MPAYNAELTVRKTFESIPAGCIQEFILTDDCSRDRTAEIAESLGMTVIRHTQNRGYGGNQKTCYDAALDRGADAVVMIHPDYQYDGRVTPAALSFLQTGICDVILGSRIRTRHETLAGGMPVYKYLSNRALTTFENVCLGQNLGDFHSGFRAYAREVLETVDYRNNSEDFVFDTEFLAQAVYHGFRIGDIPIPTRYFDEASSINFKRSTKYGLQTVGVMGKFLLQKMGAARFSLFEPVKSGE, encoded by the coding sequence ATGCCCGCGTACAATGCGGAGCTGACGGTGCGGAAGACGTTCGAATCTATTCCGGCGGGCTGCATTCAGGAGTTCATCTTGACGGATGATTGCAGCCGCGACCGGACGGCGGAGATCGCGGAATCGCTGGGCATGACGGTCATTCGCCACACGCAGAATCGCGGCTACGGTGGGAATCAGAAGACGTGCTATGATGCGGCACTCGATCGCGGCGCGGATGCCGTGGTGATGATTCACCCGGACTACCAGTACGATGGTCGGGTGACGCCGGCGGCGCTGTCGTTTCTGCAAACCGGGATTTGCGACGTGATTCTGGGGTCGCGCATTCGCACGCGCCACGAGACGCTCGCGGGCGGCATGCCGGTGTACAAGTACCTCAGCAATCGCGCGCTGACGACCTTCGAGAACGTCTGTCTCGGCCAGAATCTGGGCGATTTTCACTCCGGGTTTCGCGCCTATGCGCGGGAAGTTCTGGAAACCGTGGATTACCGCAACAACTCCGAGGACTTTGTCTTCGACACGGAGTTCCTGGCGCAGGCGGTCTATCATGGGTTTCGCATCGGCGACATTCCGATTCCCACCCGCTATTTTGACGAAGCCTCGTCGATCAATTTCAAGCGCAGTACCAAGTACGGTTTGCAAACCGTCGGCGTGATGGGCAAGTTTCTCTTGCAAAAGATGGGCGCGGCGCGGTTCTCGTTATTTGAACCCGTTAAGTCAGGCGAATGA
- a CDS encoding S8 family serine peptidase, translating to MRFRLAILTLLTALTGASFAQGASAYVEGQVIVRFGKHVSRTEAQQLLDPLRFSLERELVPALNIQLVKLTPQLSVLDAIEELKGYSIVVWSQADHYLSQRSTFPNDALFGSQWDMNQASDSDIDAPEAWDVSTGGTDQAGNDIVVAVIDGGCLLTHPDLQGNLWTNPNEIPGNAIDDDTNGYVDDINGWDAYDENGTLPVHNHGTHVAGTVGARGNNASMVSGVNWNVKLMIVAGSSSQTSVVSIAYNYVLTQKTLWWQTNGLRGANVVATNSSFGVDNASCTSGSYPIWNDLYNAMGEQGILSAAATANNAVDVDAVGDVPTQCTSPYLVTVTNTTNADLKNSGSAWGQTSIDLGAPGTSILSTTSDGATGYSTGTSMATPHVAGAIALMHAAASTVFNDYYHLYPDSAALALRELLLASVDTISALTSITVTWGRLNLHKAVNEISQYSGSNGALPNLRYVSSVVADTVFADADGLFERGETVTLEVAILNTAANATNVAGTLSESDPYLSLIDNSGAWPEIDKDSTRSNTADYFVLQADSATPLDHVATLTLALTADSGYTVNRSFALIIGRRTIYWADSVRDGTNGWTHDNYTNGFVDQWHISTELSASPDSAWKCGNSSTGTYSDSLDAGLISPPIVITPQSIFTFDSWIDAESSTLYQDSAYDGGFVEISTNGGPFAIVTPSGGYGRTFRYERGSGNPYTGPLPGVPCYSGSTSWLSKTIDLSGFAGDSVRFRFRFCSDSSTQREGWYLDNFAISGEEPVPVAPLAVDDLVIQIIGNDALLAWTEPDPTITGYVIYRSADSEFVPSSADSIGFTFGLQYTDVGIAASDSLNFYFIKSIK from the coding sequence ATGCGGTTTCGCTTAGCGATCTTGACCCTCTTGACAGCTTTGACGGGTGCTTCGTTTGCCCAGGGAGCGTCCGCCTATGTCGAGGGCCAGGTCATCGTTCGATTTGGGAAACACGTCTCGCGCACCGAGGCGCAACAGTTGCTCGATCCGCTGCGATTCAGCCTCGAGCGCGAGTTGGTTCCGGCGCTGAACATCCAGCTGGTCAAATTGACCCCGCAACTCAGCGTATTGGACGCGATCGAGGAGCTTAAGGGCTATTCTATCGTCGTGTGGTCGCAGGCTGACCATTATCTGAGCCAACGGTCCACGTTCCCCAATGACGCGCTGTTCGGGAGCCAGTGGGACATGAACCAGGCCAGCGATTCAGATATTGATGCGCCGGAGGCGTGGGATGTTTCCACCGGAGGCACGGATCAAGCGGGTAACGACATCGTCGTCGCGGTCATCGATGGTGGCTGCCTGCTCACGCATCCGGACTTGCAGGGCAATCTATGGACTAACCCCAACGAGATTCCGGGAAACGCGATCGACGACGATACGAACGGGTACGTTGATGATATCAACGGCTGGGATGCGTACGATGAGAACGGGACCTTGCCTGTCCACAATCATGGTACGCATGTGGCCGGCACGGTCGGAGCGCGAGGCAATAATGCGTCGATGGTGTCCGGCGTCAACTGGAACGTCAAGCTCATGATCGTGGCCGGGTCGAGCAGCCAGACGTCGGTCGTGTCGATCGCGTACAATTATGTCCTGACACAAAAGACGCTCTGGTGGCAGACCAACGGCCTGCGCGGCGCAAACGTCGTGGCCACTAATTCGAGCTTCGGTGTGGATAATGCGTCGTGCACCAGCGGTTCCTACCCGATCTGGAACGACCTGTACAATGCGATGGGCGAACAGGGAATTCTGTCCGCCGCGGCCACCGCCAACAATGCGGTCGACGTGGATGCCGTAGGCGACGTGCCGACCCAATGCACCAGCCCCTATTTGGTGACGGTTACGAACACGACCAACGCTGATCTCAAGAACTCGGGATCGGCCTGGGGGCAAACGTCAATCGATCTCGGCGCGCCGGGCACGAGCATTCTCAGCACGACATCGGACGGCGCCACCGGATACAGTACGGGCACTTCGATGGCCACCCCCCACGTCGCCGGCGCGATTGCGCTCATGCACGCCGCCGCCAGCACGGTGTTCAACGACTACTATCATTTGTATCCCGACTCCGCCGCGCTGGCACTCCGCGAGCTCCTGCTGGCGTCCGTCGATACGATATCCGCGCTGACCAGCATCACGGTGACCTGGGGACGGTTGAATCTCCATAAGGCCGTGAATGAAATCAGCCAGTATTCCGGCTCCAACGGTGCGCTGCCCAATCTGAGATATGTCAGCTCCGTGGTGGCCGATACGGTTTTCGCGGACGCCGACGGCCTGTTCGAGCGCGGCGAAACCGTCACGCTCGAAGTTGCGATACTCAACACCGCCGCGAATGCGACTAATGTGGCGGGCACCTTGTCGGAGAGTGATCCGTACCTGAGCCTGATCGATAACAGCGGTGCGTGGCCGGAGATCGACAAAGACTCCACGCGGTCGAATACGGCCGACTATTTCGTGCTGCAAGCCGACAGCGCGACTCCGCTGGATCATGTGGCGACTCTGACGCTGGCGCTCACCGCGGACAGCGGATATACCGTGAACCGTTCCTTTGCGCTCATCATCGGTCGCCGCACGATCTATTGGGCCGATAGCGTGCGCGACGGGACCAACGGATGGACGCATGACAACTACACGAATGGGTTCGTCGATCAATGGCATATCTCGACTGAGCTGTCGGCCTCTCCGGATTCGGCCTGGAAATGCGGCAACAGTTCGACCGGAACGTATTCGGATTCGCTTGATGCCGGGCTGATCAGCCCGCCGATCGTCATTACTCCGCAGTCGATCTTCACGTTTGACTCCTGGATCGATGCCGAGAGTTCGACACTCTATCAGGATTCCGCCTACGACGGCGGCTTCGTCGAGATCTCGACCAACGGCGGTCCGTTCGCCATCGTAACTCCCAGCGGCGGATATGGGCGGACTTTCCGCTATGAACGCGGCTCCGGAAACCCCTACACCGGCCCCCTGCCGGGAGTCCCCTGCTACTCCGGATCGACGTCGTGGCTGAGCAAGACAATTGACTTGAGCGGATTTGCCGGCGACAGCGTGCGGTTCCGGTTCCGCTTCTGTTCGGATTCGAGTACGCAGCGTGAAGGCTGGTATCTCGATAATTTCGCGATCTCCGGCGAAGAACCCGTGCCGGTCGCGCCGTTGGCCGTGGATGATCTGGTGATCCAGATTATCGGCAACGATGCATTGCTGGCCTGGACCGAGCCGGATCCGACGATTACCGGATACGTCATCTATCGCAGTGCGGATAGCGAGTTCGTTCCCTCGTCCGCCGACTCTATCGGCTTCACGTTCGGGCTGCAGTATACCGACGTCGGCATTGCCGCATCGGACTCCCTCAATTTCTACTTCATCAAGTCTATCAAGTAA
- a CDS encoding S9 family peptidase → MLYPVPRLVAVLFCLLASALSAAVRDHDITLDDYFTQAYITSAVISPDGNWVAYTEMRWEPPAESRNTELWIVRTATGETRRLTFDPGADAGPQWASDSRSIFFSASRGEEKADPPLNHKPQVWRVSIEGGEAQAVTRLKDGIDAFKLSLDGKALYYTTSDDNIGDEWKSLREKFKDVTYGDGVDEISVLYRLDLITWRTEELVNDKRSIREFAVTRDGSRIAMITTPNSKLVTNEGWSRVDIYDGATKAISALEDSLWREQAPSPYGWIEGLAWSPDAKKLALGVGFDGYAAEFFVADWSTGEPRTQKLQRVREFSPADGGSIAWMPNSRDLLVGAEERARVRVAAIRDIANGKQGRTDLLTPGDLVVEQFSLSTDGAQIAANISDVTNPGDIYLWSTTNATAKRKLTHVNPQIDNWKLPRIETVTWTGAHGEDVEGILELPPDYVPGKPLPMFVSVHGGPTDSDKLRFEFWIYGRVLLAARGWAVLCPNYRGSTGYGDRFCADLIGHENEIEVEDILRGVDAMVERGIADSAKLAVGGWSNGGYLTNCLITHTQRFKAASSGAGVVDMSIQWGIEDTPGHVINYMRGLPWSAADEMRKASPLYQLDRVTTPTLIHVGEKDERVPAAHAKTLHRALHQYLGVPTELVIYPGQGHGLSKLTQRRCKLEWDLHWFDKYVLGAKTDDPPKPAQ, encoded by the coding sequence ATGCTTTACCCGGTTCCACGCCTCGTCGCCGTCTTGTTCTGCCTGCTCGCCAGTGCCCTCAGCGCAGCGGTGAGGGACCATGACATCACGCTGGACGATTACTTCACGCAAGCCTACATCACCAGTGCCGTGATTTCCCCGGATGGGAACTGGGTGGCCTACACCGAGATGCGCTGGGAGCCGCCGGCGGAGTCCCGCAATACCGAACTCTGGATCGTGAGGACCGCGACCGGCGAAACGCGCCGCCTGACCTTTGATCCGGGAGCTGACGCCGGGCCGCAGTGGGCGTCCGATAGCCGCAGCATCTTCTTCTCCGCCAGCCGCGGGGAGGAGAAGGCGGACCCGCCCCTGAATCATAAGCCGCAGGTTTGGCGAGTCTCCATCGAGGGCGGCGAGGCGCAGGCCGTCACACGGCTGAAGGACGGGATCGATGCCTTCAAGCTATCGTTGGACGGGAAGGCGTTGTACTACACGACCAGCGACGACAACATCGGCGATGAGTGGAAAAGTCTGCGCGAGAAATTCAAGGACGTCACTTACGGTGATGGCGTTGACGAAATCTCCGTCTTGTACCGATTGGACCTGATAACATGGCGAACCGAAGAACTCGTGAACGACAAGCGGAGCATTCGCGAGTTCGCCGTGACGCGCGACGGGTCGCGGATCGCGATGATCACGACACCGAATTCCAAACTCGTGACCAACGAGGGCTGGTCCCGGGTCGATATTTACGACGGAGCAACCAAGGCCATCTCCGCACTGGAGGACTCGCTCTGGCGCGAACAGGCGCCGTCGCCCTACGGATGGATCGAAGGTCTCGCCTGGTCGCCCGACGCGAAAAAACTCGCGCTGGGCGTCGGGTTTGACGGCTACGCCGCGGAGTTCTTCGTCGCGGACTGGTCAACCGGAGAGCCGCGGACGCAAAAGCTGCAACGGGTTCGCGAGTTCTCGCCCGCGGACGGCGGCTCCATCGCGTGGATGCCCAATTCCCGGGATTTGCTGGTCGGCGCTGAGGAGCGCGCGCGAGTTCGCGTGGCCGCGATTCGGGATATCGCCAATGGTAAACAGGGTCGCACCGATCTGCTTACGCCCGGCGATTTGGTGGTCGAACAGTTTTCGCTATCGACCGACGGCGCTCAAATCGCCGCCAATATCAGCGACGTGACCAATCCCGGTGACATCTACTTGTGGTCCACAACGAACGCAACGGCGAAACGGAAACTCACCCACGTTAATCCGCAAATCGACAACTGGAAGCTGCCGCGGATCGAGACGGTGACCTGGACCGGCGCGCACGGAGAAGATGTAGAAGGCATCCTCGAATTGCCGCCGGACTATGTGCCGGGCAAGCCGCTCCCGATGTTTGTCAGTGTGCACGGGGGACCCACCGACAGCGACAAACTGCGATTCGAGTTCTGGATCTACGGTCGAGTCTTGCTGGCGGCGCGGGGCTGGGCGGTGCTCTGCCCGAACTATCGCGGCTCCACCGGATACGGTGACCGCTTCTGCGCCGATCTCATCGGCCATGAAAACGAAATCGAGGTCGAAGATATTTTGCGCGGCGTGGATGCGATGGTCGAGCGTGGAATCGCGGATTCCGCGAAGTTGGCCGTCGGCGGCTGGAGTAACGGCGGGTATCTGACGAACTGCCTCATCACCCATACCCAGCGATTCAAGGCCGCCAGCAGCGGCGCCGGCGTCGTTGATATGTCAATTCAATGGGGGATCGAAGACACGCCGGGGCACGTCATCAACTACATGCGCGGCTTGCCCTGGAGTGCCGCGGACGAAATGCGAAAGGCCTCGCCGCTCTACCAGCTCGACAGAGTCACGACACCGACCTTGATTCATGTCGGCGAGAAGGACGAACGAGTTCCCGCCGCCCATGCCAAGACCCTGCACCGGGCGCTGCATCAGTACCTCGGTGTGCCCACGGAGCTTGTGATCTACCCCGGACAGGGACACGGGTTGTCGAAGCTGACCCAGCGCCGCTGCAAACTCGAATGGGATTTGCACTGGTTCGACAAGTACGTGCTGGGCGCGAAGACAGACGATCCCCCGAAGCCAGCCCAATAA
- the moeB gene encoding molybdopterin-synthase adenylyltransferase MoeB — MSISIQIPTVLRRFTENLDQVEVDGANVREALQSLVWRHPHLRKHLYDDAGSVRSFVNVYLGDQDVRHLPAKHDTRLNGGEVLTIVPSIAGGSGRNGLPPLTQHEIRAYSRHLLLPEVGAEGQRKLKAASVLVIGAGGLGSPLLAYLSAAGVGRIGIVDLDVVDETNLQRQIIHGVDRLGASKLESARQFIRNLNPRVQVDLHETYLSSENARSLAAGYDILVDGTDNFPTRYLVNDVAYLLGKPNVYGSIFRFEGQASVFCTEGGPCYRCLYPEPPPPGLVPSCAEGGVLGVLPGIVGSIQATEVIKLILGVGQSLAGRLLRFDALGMKFREFVLQRDPACPLCGDRPSIHDLIDYHEFCGLPASQGSVSVPVENQIDVKQLHALLEHGNGHRPVLLDVRLPEELEISALPGAQLIPIQELEYRLHEVERERDVVIFCRSGRRSAQAWYLLRDAGFRNPMYNLEGGILAWAEQIDPTMALY, encoded by the coding sequence ATGAGCATCTCCATTCAAATTCCCACAGTACTCCGCAGGTTCACGGAGAATCTGGACCAGGTTGAGGTTGACGGCGCCAACGTGCGCGAGGCTCTGCAGTCGCTGGTCTGGCGTCACCCGCATCTACGGAAGCACCTGTATGACGACGCCGGTTCTGTACGCAGCTTTGTGAACGTCTATCTTGGTGATCAGGACGTGCGTCACTTGCCCGCGAAGCACGACACCCGGCTGAACGGCGGCGAGGTCCTGACCATCGTGCCTTCCATTGCCGGGGGCAGCGGCCGCAATGGGCTGCCGCCATTGACACAGCATGAGATTCGGGCGTACAGCCGGCATTTGTTGTTGCCCGAGGTCGGCGCGGAAGGCCAGCGCAAGCTGAAAGCCGCCTCCGTACTCGTCATTGGCGCGGGCGGGCTCGGCTCACCGTTATTGGCCTACCTGAGCGCGGCCGGAGTTGGCCGCATCGGTATTGTCGATCTCGATGTGGTGGACGAAACGAATTTGCAGCGGCAGATTATTCATGGTGTGGACCGCCTCGGCGCGTCCAAGCTTGAATCGGCCCGGCAGTTCATTCGCAACCTCAATCCACGTGTTCAGGTCGATCTGCATGAGACATATCTCTCGAGCGAGAACGCGCGGTCGCTGGCCGCGGGTTACGACATTCTGGTGGATGGGACGGATAACTTCCCGACGCGTTATCTCGTCAACGATGTTGCCTACTTGCTGGGAAAGCCGAACGTCTATGGCAGCATCTTTCGATTTGAGGGGCAGGCCAGTGTTTTCTGTACGGAGGGCGGACCGTGTTATCGTTGTCTCTATCCGGAGCCACCGCCGCCCGGGTTGGTTCCTTCGTGTGCCGAAGGCGGGGTTTTGGGCGTCTTGCCGGGGATCGTCGGGTCGATTCAGGCGACGGAGGTCATCAAGCTGATTCTCGGAGTTGGGCAGTCGCTGGCGGGTCGCTTGCTGCGCTTTGACGCGTTGGGCATGAAGTTTCGCGAGTTCGTGTTGCAACGCGATCCAGCTTGTCCGCTGTGCGGTGACAGGCCCTCCATTCACGACTTGATCGACTACCACGAGTTCTGCGGACTTCCGGCATCGCAGGGCTCGGTCTCCGTGCCGGTCGAGAACCAGATCGACGTGAAGCAACTGCACGCGCTGCTGGAACACGGCAACGGCCATCGTCCGGTGCTTCTGGATGTGCGGCTGCCCGAGGAGCTTGAAATCTCCGCCCTGCCGGGCGCGCAACTGATCCCGATTCAGGAACTGGAGTATCGGCTGCACGAGGTGGAACGGGAGCGGGACGTGGTGATCTTTTGTCGCAGCGGCCGCCGCAGCGCCCAGGCGTGGTATCTGTTGCGCGATGCGGGGTTTCGCAATCCCATGTACAATCTGGAGGGCGGCATTCTGGCGTGGGCGGAGCAGATTGATCCCACGATGGCCTTATACTGA